One genomic window of Oncorhynchus kisutch isolate 150728-3 linkage group LG26, Okis_V2, whole genome shotgun sequence includes the following:
- the gpm6bb gene encoding glycoprotein M6Bb isoform X3 → METTSEENQEQSQEKKGCFECCIKCLGGVPYASLVATILCFSGVALFCGCGHVALTGTISILENHFSKITSDHAMLTDVIQLMQYVIYGIASFFFLYGIILLAEGFYTTSAVKELHSEFKTTICGRCISGMFVFLTYILGIAWLGVFGFSAVPVFLFYNMWSTCAAMRSPVSNFTNLDSICVDVRQYGIIPWNATPGKACGSTLGDICNTSEFYLSYHLYIVACAGAGATVIALLIYMMATTYNFAVLKFKSREDCCTKF, encoded by the exons GTTGCTTTGAGTGCTGCATCAAGTGTTTAGGTGGGGTGCCGTATGCGTCACTGGTTGCTACGATCCTGTGTTTCTCTGGCGTGGCCCTGTTCTGTGGCTGTGGCCATGTGGCCCTCACCGGCACCATCAGCATCCTGGAGAACCACTTCTCCAAGATCACCTCTGACCACGCCATGCTGACCGACGT AATACAGCTGATGCAGTACGTCATCTATGGCATCgcctccttcttcttcctctatgGGATCATCCTGCTGGCGGAGGGCTTCTACACCACCAGCGCTGTCAAGGAGCTGCACAGCGAGTTCAAGACCACCATTTGTGGGCGCTGTATTAGTGGGATG TTTGTGTTCCTGACCTACATCCTGGGTATTGCCTGGCTGGGAGTGTTTGGTTTCTCCGCCGTGCCCGTCTTCCTCTTCTACAACATGTGGTCCACCTGTGCCGCCATGAGGTCACCAGTCTCCAACTTCACCAACCTGGACTCTATATGCGTGGACGTCCGTCAGTACG GTATCATCCCATGGAACGCTACACCAGGCAAGGCTTGTGGGTCCACACTAGGAGACATCTGTAATACTAGTgag ttctacctgTCCTACCACCTGTACATTGTAGCATGCGCTGGAGCCGGGGCCACCGTCATTGCTCTG CTGATCTACATGATGGCTACCACTTATAACTTTGCCGTTTTGAAGTTTAAGAGTCGAGAAGACTGCTGCACTAAGTTTTAA
- the gpm6bb gene encoding glycoprotein M6Bb isoform X2 has product MGCFECCIKCLGGVPYASLVATILCFSGVALFCGCGHVALTGTISILENHFSKITSDHAMLTDVIQLMQYVIYGIASFFFLYGIILLAEGFYTTSAVKELHSEFKTTICGRCISGMFVFLTYILGIAWLGVFGFSAVPVFLFYNMWSTCAAMRSPVSNFTNLDSICVDVRQYGIIPWNATPGKACGSTLGDICNTSEFYLSYHLYIVACAGAGATVIALIHFLMILSANWAYLKDASHMHAYQDIKMKEERELHDITSRSKECLNSYT; this is encoded by the exons GTTGCTTTGAGTGCTGCATCAAGTGTTTAGGTGGGGTGCCGTATGCGTCACTGGTTGCTACGATCCTGTGTTTCTCTGGCGTGGCCCTGTTCTGTGGCTGTGGCCATGTGGCCCTCACCGGCACCATCAGCATCCTGGAGAACCACTTCTCCAAGATCACCTCTGACCACGCCATGCTGACCGACGT AATACAGCTGATGCAGTACGTCATCTATGGCATCgcctccttcttcttcctctatgGGATCATCCTGCTGGCGGAGGGCTTCTACACCACCAGCGCTGTCAAGGAGCTGCACAGCGAGTTCAAGACCACCATTTGTGGGCGCTGTATTAGTGGGATG TTTGTGTTCCTGACCTACATCCTGGGTATTGCCTGGCTGGGAGTGTTTGGTTTCTCCGCCGTGCCCGTCTTCCTCTTCTACAACATGTGGTCCACCTGTGCCGCCATGAGGTCACCAGTCTCCAACTTCACCAACCTGGACTCTATATGCGTGGACGTCCGTCAGTACG GTATCATCCCATGGAACGCTACACCAGGCAAGGCTTGTGGGTCCACACTAGGAGACATCTGTAATACTAGTgag ttctacctgTCCTACCACCTGTACATTGTAGCATGCGCTGGAGCCGGGGCCACCGTCATTGCTCTG ATCCACTTCCTCATGATTCTCTCAGCAAACTGGGCCTACCTAAAGGACGCCAGTCACATGCATGCCTACCAAGACATCAAAATGAAGGAAGAGCGTGAGCTGCACGACATCACGTCTCGCTCAAAGGAATGTCTCAATTCCTACACATAA
- the gpm6bb gene encoding glycoprotein M6Bb isoform X4, translating to MGCFECCIKCLGGVPYASLVATILCFSGVALFCGCGHVALTGTISILENHFSKITSDHAMLTDVIQLMQYVIYGIASFFFLYGIILLAEGFYTTSAVKELHSEFKTTICGRCISGMFVFLTYILGIAWLGVFGFSAVPVFLFYNMWSTCAAMRSPVSNFTNLDSICVDVRQYGIIPWNATPGKACGSTLGDICNTSEFYLSYHLYIVACAGAGATVIALLIYMMATTYNFAVLKFKSREDCCTKF from the exons GTTGCTTTGAGTGCTGCATCAAGTGTTTAGGTGGGGTGCCGTATGCGTCACTGGTTGCTACGATCCTGTGTTTCTCTGGCGTGGCCCTGTTCTGTGGCTGTGGCCATGTGGCCCTCACCGGCACCATCAGCATCCTGGAGAACCACTTCTCCAAGATCACCTCTGACCACGCCATGCTGACCGACGT AATACAGCTGATGCAGTACGTCATCTATGGCATCgcctccttcttcttcctctatgGGATCATCCTGCTGGCGGAGGGCTTCTACACCACCAGCGCTGTCAAGGAGCTGCACAGCGAGTTCAAGACCACCATTTGTGGGCGCTGTATTAGTGGGATG TTTGTGTTCCTGACCTACATCCTGGGTATTGCCTGGCTGGGAGTGTTTGGTTTCTCCGCCGTGCCCGTCTTCCTCTTCTACAACATGTGGTCCACCTGTGCCGCCATGAGGTCACCAGTCTCCAACTTCACCAACCTGGACTCTATATGCGTGGACGTCCGTCAGTACG GTATCATCCCATGGAACGCTACACCAGGCAAGGCTTGTGGGTCCACACTAGGAGACATCTGTAATACTAGTgag ttctacctgTCCTACCACCTGTACATTGTAGCATGCGCTGGAGCCGGGGCCACCGTCATTGCTCTG CTGATCTACATGATGGCTACCACTTATAACTTTGCCGTTTTGAAGTTTAAGAGTCGAGAAGACTGCTGCACTAAGTTTTAA
- the gpm6bb gene encoding glycoprotein M6Bb isoform X1, giving the protein METTSEENQEQSQEKKGCFECCIKCLGGVPYASLVATILCFSGVALFCGCGHVALTGTISILENHFSKITSDHAMLTDVIQLMQYVIYGIASFFFLYGIILLAEGFYTTSAVKELHSEFKTTICGRCISGMFVFLTYILGIAWLGVFGFSAVPVFLFYNMWSTCAAMRSPVSNFTNLDSICVDVRQYGIIPWNATPGKACGSTLGDICNTSEFYLSYHLYIVACAGAGATVIALIHFLMILSANWAYLKDASHMHAYQDIKMKEERELHDITSRSKECLNSYT; this is encoded by the exons GTTGCTTTGAGTGCTGCATCAAGTGTTTAGGTGGGGTGCCGTATGCGTCACTGGTTGCTACGATCCTGTGTTTCTCTGGCGTGGCCCTGTTCTGTGGCTGTGGCCATGTGGCCCTCACCGGCACCATCAGCATCCTGGAGAACCACTTCTCCAAGATCACCTCTGACCACGCCATGCTGACCGACGT AATACAGCTGATGCAGTACGTCATCTATGGCATCgcctccttcttcttcctctatgGGATCATCCTGCTGGCGGAGGGCTTCTACACCACCAGCGCTGTCAAGGAGCTGCACAGCGAGTTCAAGACCACCATTTGTGGGCGCTGTATTAGTGGGATG TTTGTGTTCCTGACCTACATCCTGGGTATTGCCTGGCTGGGAGTGTTTGGTTTCTCCGCCGTGCCCGTCTTCCTCTTCTACAACATGTGGTCCACCTGTGCCGCCATGAGGTCACCAGTCTCCAACTTCACCAACCTGGACTCTATATGCGTGGACGTCCGTCAGTACG GTATCATCCCATGGAACGCTACACCAGGCAAGGCTTGTGGGTCCACACTAGGAGACATCTGTAATACTAGTgag ttctacctgTCCTACCACCTGTACATTGTAGCATGCGCTGGAGCCGGGGCCACCGTCATTGCTCTG ATCCACTTCCTCATGATTCTCTCAGCAAACTGGGCCTACCTAAAGGACGCCAGTCACATGCATGCCTACCAAGACATCAAAATGAAGGAAGAGCGTGAGCTGCACGACATCACGTCTCGCTCAAAGGAATGTCTCAATTCCTACACATAA